One segment of Tetrapisispora phaffii CBS 4417 chromosome 1, complete genome DNA contains the following:
- the TPHA0A06080 gene encoding PQ-loop repeat-containing protein: protein MMSDKISTILATIATVCWCIQLIPQIYSNWRRKDCTGFPPIMMYLWVLSGIPFGIYFCIIRANIVLQIQPHVFMFFCFISFIQACYYPPVEYNKKTIILVLSGTIVLDLSLELPCILTLRPLYDRGIKWPALIFGISAVILLIVGFLPVYIDLLKRKGRVVGINFVFLFIDSLGAWLSIISVIFGKFDTLGIILYSCVAVMEVGIAVSHLIWYLRYRFNKDTEDNEELEMQCSSINEKVSYIDEQKK from the coding sequence atgatGTCTGACAAGATATCAACAATTTTGGCGACAATTGCTACAGTATGCTGGTGTATTCAATTGATTCCACAAATATATTCCAATTGGAGACGAAAAGATTGTACTGGATTTCCACCCATTATGATGTACCTTTGGGTACTTTCGGGGATTCCTTTCGGCATCTATTTCTGCATTATAAGGGCAAATATCGTTTTACAAATACAGCCACATGTATTTATGTTTTTCTGTTTCATTAGCTTTATCCAGGCATGCTACTATCCACCAGTAGagtataataaaaaaactatAATCTTAGTTTTGAGTGGCACTATAGTTCTGGATTTATCCTTGGAGCTGCCATGCATATTAACTTTAAGACCACTATATGATAGAGGAATTAAATGGCCAGCTTTAATTTTCGGCATCAGTGCTGTCATTTTACTTATCGTTGGATTTTTACCCGTATACATAGATCTTTTGAAAAGGAAAGGACGAGTTGTAGgaattaattttgtattCCTCTTCATTGATTCTTTAGGAGCATGGCTTTCTATCATCAGTGTAATATTTGGAAAGTTCGACACTTTAGGAATTATTCTTTATTCATGCGTTGCTGTTATGGAAGTTGGGATTGCTGTTTCTCATCTAATATGGTATTTAAGATATAGATTCAATAAAGATACTGAAGACAATGAGGAATTGGAAATGCAATGTTCatcaataaatgaaaaagtTTCATATATTGATGAACAGAAAAAGTAA
- the TPHA0A06090 gene encoding Zn(II)2Cys6 transcription factor produces the protein MPMAMKKRRLNNGCWTCRTKKVKCDSKKPFCDKCKDSGLHCDGYEVRLTWLEGTKFDKFGEQITSKSSDKNDEDIRHQRSSIKFVKYKNIPLLQQELNLKLQESENLNPNVIINNYNGTKMVFVFPVECRSENTHGITSINNTNTTVSNYKHYGSPSNIKNKPIFDSQIRTESAIVDNVFCHTNQTGYNLQVGPDDYKILDSEMLLTTIPELETISTDLREDALLSMFALQEHNLPLHWPLENSIESKKGHDSCSGTDLPNSNVKTNAIGDQSLQWAFKALFDNSSYSDDYDHNTNNLNNNCNDVHENASESSLMLNDHMLHKSPVINEHSMYKVTDRKLNVINDFPRELFEIVKTNTTPFDFNPTLMIGEEEYTIETTSLLINGLTNFLLKYFIKNVADLMIVVAASKNPWKTIYFRRALNAMGSLAGLREVSNSENSILNSVLAVSCFHLINKFQKNSKLQNYFLNLGIKFRSSASKFLNQSIQDKLQKEKYKDILCAMLAMSSVDVVWGTMTDSWQYLNLCEQFIQKRLSTKPNLSKKAKSLHEIFSLFQLIQDSTSLDKITPSEIIDFDDSTDQAVIKLYNKDGTSTNNVSRMSLNPIDIEANASGSKQNTVKIPIFDEFYQKKCYFSYSTPSRNEVLESDNPFGLPNSLILLFSYCTKIVRHCIYYKKHGQTRPPKFSYAVKQFEEQLMNWLPEWSFWLDDSKNIFINKTIEAIYHHTMSFYFGVKVYYFTMVKNLPLELVQIYVEKTLHHLNIIRTLIEKDKINVLPLFWQGFIAGCACTSVQKQESFKLWAGKLSEYGMGSYWGARQVMYEVWKKRSADVNSTDNWYELYKKKKMNLMLF, from the coding sequence ATGCCAATGGCtatgaaaaaaagaagattaAACAATGGTTGCTGGACTTGCAGGACTAAGAAAGTTAAGTGTGATTCGAAAAAACCTTTCTGCGATAAATGCAAAGATTCTGGTCTTCATTGTGACGGTTATGAAGTTAGACTAACTTGGCTAGAAGGAACAAAATTTGACAAATTTGGAGAACAAATAACATCTAAGAGCTCGGACAAGAACGATGAAGATATCCGACATCAAAGAAGTtctattaaatttgttaaatacaaaaatataccTCTTCTTCAACAAGAGCTGAATCTCAAATTACAAGAAAGTGAAAATTTAAACCCTAAcgtaataataaataactATAATGGTACAAAAATGGTTTTTGTATTTCCAGTGGAATGTAGGAGTGAAAATACACATGGTATCACTAGTATAAACAACACAAATACAACAGTATCTAATTATAAACATTATGGCTCTccttcaaatattaaaaataagccaatttttgattctCAAATTAGAACAGAATCTGCTATAGTTGACAATGTCTTTTGTCATACAAATCAGACTGGCTATAATTTGCAAGTTGGACCTGATGATTATAAAATCTTAGATTCAGAAATGCTACTAACGACAATTCCAGAATTAGAAACAATATCCACTGATTTGAGAGAAGATGCTTTACTGTCTATGTTTGCTTTGCAAGAGCATAATCTTCCACTTCATTGGCCATTAGAAAATTCAATAGAAAGTAAGAAAGGACATGATAGTTGTTCAGGTACGGATCTCCCTAATTCGAACGTAAAAACTAATGCAATTGGAGATCAGTCACTCCAGTGGGCGTTTAAAgcattatttgataatagtAGTTATAGTGACGATTATGATCATAATACAAATAAccttaataataattgtaatGATGTTCATGAAAATGCTTCAGAGTCGTCATTAATGTTAAATGACCATATGCTTCATAAATCTCCTGTTATTAATGAACATAGTATGTATAAGGTGACAGATAGAAAATTGAATGTGATTAATGATTTTCCTAGAGaactttttgaaattgtaaaaACAAATACTACACCGTTTGATTTCAATCCAACTTTGATGATTGGAGAAGAGGAGTATACCATAGAAACGACaagtttattaattaatggtttaacaaatttccttttaaagtattttataaaaaatgttGCAGATTTAATGATTGTTGTGGCTGCCTCAAAAAATCCTTGGAAAACTATTTATTTCCGTAGAGCACTAAATGCAATGGGAAGCTTGGCAGGCTTAAGAGAAGTTTCCAATTCcgaaaattcaattttaaattccGTATTAGCTGTATCatgttttcatttaatcaataaatttcaaaaaaattcaaagttacaaaattattttttaaatcttgGCATAAAGTTTAGGTCGAGTGCGTCgaaatttttgaatcaatCTATCCAAgataaattacaaaaggAAAAATACAAAGATATATTATGTGCGATGTTAGCAATGAGTTCTGTAGATGTGGTATGGGGCACCATGACGGATAGTTGGCagtatttaaatttatgtGAACAGTTTATACAAAAAAGACTATCGACTAAACCAAATTTATCTAAAAAGGCAAAATCTTTacatgaaatattttcattatttcaattaattcagGATAGTACTTCTTTGGATAAAATAACCCCGTCTGAAATAATAGATTTTGATGACAGCACAGATCAAGCAGTTATTAAACTCTATAATAAAGATGGTACCTCAACGAACAATGTTAGTAGAATGAGTTTAAATCCGATTGACATAGAAGCCAATGCATCAGGTAGTAAACAGAACACTGTCAAGATTCCAATATTTGACGAATTTTACCAAAAGAAGTGCTATTTTTCGTATAGCACACCGTCAAGAAATGAAGTACTGGAAAGTGACAATCCTTTCGGTCTTCCCAATTCGTTGATCTTACTATTTTCTTATTGTACTAAAATAGTTCGTcattgtatttattataaaaaacaTGGCCAGACCAGACCTCCTAAATTCAGCTACGCAGTCAAGCAATTTGAGGAACAGTTAATGAATTGGTTACCAGAATGGAGTTTTTGGCTTGATGattccaaaaatatttttataaataaaacaatcGAAGCTATTTATCATCATACAATGAGTTTCTATTTTGGAGTAAaggtttattattttactaTGGTGAAAAATTTACCACTTGAACTTGTTCAAATATATGTTGAAAAAACGTTGcatcatttgaatataataaggACCTTAAtagaaaaagataaaataaatgtatTACCACTTTTCTGGCAAGGCTTTATAGCAGGGTGTGCATGCACTTCTGTGCAAAAACAAGAAAGTTTCAAGTTATGGGCAGGTAAGCTATCTGAATATGGAATGGGATCATACTGGGGGGCAAGACAGGTCATGTATGAGGTTTGGAAAAAACGGAGTGCCGATGTTAATAGTACCGATAACTGGTATGAACtttacaagaagaaaaagatgaaTCTAATGCTGTTTTAA